One Macrobrachium rosenbergii isolate ZJJX-2024 chromosome 10, ASM4041242v1, whole genome shotgun sequence DNA window includes the following coding sequences:
- the LOC136842832 gene encoding cuticle protein 19-like isoform X3: MPFDFEYAVTDQYKGLDFAHDSQSDGNVVKGEYHVLLPDGRTQIVSYTADNDNGYQAEVTYEGEAQYPQPQPYTPAPAYSAPAPAYSAPAPAPQPSYSAPAPAPRPSYSAPAPAPRPSYSAPAPTYGPPRN; this comes from the coding sequence ATGCCTTTTGACTTCGAGTATGCCGTGACCGACCAGTACAAGGGCCTCGACTTCGCCCACGACTCACAGTCCGACGGAAATGTTGTCAAGGGCGAGTACCACGTCCTCCTCCCCGACGGTCGCACTCAGATCGTCTCTTACACCGCCGACAACGACAACGGATACCAGGCTGAGGTCACCTACGAGGGCGAAGCCCAGTACCCACAGCCCCAGCCTTACACTCCAGCACCTGCTTACTCAGCCCCAGCACCTGCTTATTCAGCCCCTGCCCCAGCCCCTCAACCTTCCTACTCAGCCCCTGCCCCAGCCCCTCGACCTTCCTACTCAGCTCCTGCCCCAGCCCCTCGACCTTCCTACTCAGCCCCAGCCCCTACCTACGGTCCTCCCAGAAATTAA
- the LOC136842832 gene encoding cuticle protein 7-like isoform X1 — MFKKVTLLCLAALTVARPDKPAPSSGYGYSAPTQPPPPPVYSPPQPTYSAPQPSYSAPAPSYEQPEEGMPFDFEYAVTDQYKGLDFAHDSQSDGNVVKGEYHVLLPDGRTQIVSYTADNDNGYQAEVTYEGEAQYPQPQPYTPAPAYSAPAPAYSAPAPAPQPSYSAPAPAPRPSYSAPAPAPRPSYSAPAPTYGPPRN; from the exons ATGTTCAAGAAG GTAACTCTGTTGTGTTTGGCAGCTCTGACTGTGGCCAGGCCAGATAAGCCAGCACCTTCTTCTGGGTATGGGTACTCTGCCCCTACACAGCCCCCTCCTCCCCCAGTCTACAGTCCCCCTCAACCAACTTATTCCGCCCCTCAACCATCCTATTCAGCCCCTGCTCCATCCTACGAGCAACCTGAG GAAGGAATGCCTTTTGACTTCGAGTATGCCGTGACCGACCAGTACAAGGGCCTCGACTTCGCCCACGACTCACAGTCCGACGGAAATGTTGTCAAGGGCGAGTACCACGTCCTCCTCCCCGACGGTCGCACTCAGATCGTCTCTTACACCGCCGACAACGACAACGGATACCAGGCTGAGGTCACCTACGAGGGCGAAGCCCAGTACCCACAGCCCCAGCCTTACACTCCAGCACCTGCTTACTCAGCCCCAGCACCTGCTTATTCAGCCCCTGCCCCAGCCCCTCAACCTTCCTACTCAGCCCCTGCCCCAGCCCCTCGACCTTCCTACTCAGCTCCTGCCCCAGCCCCTCGACCTTCCTACTCAGCCCCAGCCCCTACCTACGGTCCTCCCAGAAATTAA
- the LOC136842832 gene encoding cuticle protein 7-like isoform X2 yields the protein MFKKVTLLCLAALTVARPDKPAPSSGYGYSAPTQPPPPPVYSPPQPTYSAPQPSYSAPAPSYEQPEKGMPFDFEYAVTDQYKGLDFAHDSQSDGNVVKGEYHVLLPDGRTQFVSYTADNDNGYQAEVTYEGEAQYPQPQPYTPAPAYSAPAPAYSAPAPAPQPSYSAPAPAPQPSYSAPAPTYGPPRN from the exons ATGTTCAAGAAG GTAACTCTGTTGTGTTTGGCAGCTCTGACTGTGGCCAGGCCAGATAAGCCAGCACCTTCTTCTGGGTATGGGTACTCTGCCCCTACACAGCCCCCTCCTCCCCCAGTCTACAGTCCCCCTCAACCAACTTATTCCGCCCCTCAACCATCCTATTCAGCCCCTGCTCCATCCTACGAGCAACCTGAG AAAGGAATGCCTTTTGACTTCGAGTATGCCGTGACCGACCAGTACAAGGGCCTCGACTTCGCCCACGACTCACAGTCCGACGGAAATGTTGTCAAGGGCGAGTACCACGTCCTCCTCCCCGACGGTCGCACTCAGTTCGTCTCTTACACCGCCGACAACGACAACGGATACCAGGCTGAGGTCACTTACGAGGGAGAAGCCCAGTACCCACAGCCCCAGCCTTACACTCCAGCACCTGCCTACTCAGCCCCTGCACCTGCTTATTCAGCCCCTGCCCCAGCCCCTCAACCTTCCTACTCAGCCCCTGCCCCAGCCCCTCAACCTTCCTACTCAGCCCCAGCCCCTACCTACGGTCCTCCCAGAAATTAA
- the LOC136842841 gene encoding cuticle protein 19-like codes for MPFDFEYAVNDQYKGLDFAHDSQSDGNVVKGEYHVLLPDGRTQFVSYTADNDNGYQAEVTYEGEAQYPEPQPYTPAPAYSAPAPAYSAPAPAPQPSYSAPAPTYEQPDSLYGPPRN; via the coding sequence ATGCCTTTTGACTTCGAGTATGCCGTGAACGACCAGTACAAGGGCCTCGACTTCGCCCACGACTCACAGTCCGACGGAAATGTTGTCAAGGGCGAGTACCACGTCCTCCTCCCCGACGGTCGCACTCAGTTCGTCTCTTACACCGCCGACAACGACAACGGATACCAGGCTGAGGTCACCTACGAGGGCGAAGCCCAGTACCCAGAGCCCCAGCCTTACACTCCAGCCCCTGCTTATTCAGCCCCTGCTCCTGCTTATTCAGCCCCAGCCCCAGCCCCTCAACCTTCCTACTCAGCCCCAGCCCCTACCTATGAGCAGCCCGATTCTCTCTACGGTCCTCCCAGAAATTAA
- the LOC136842834 gene encoding cuticle protein 7-like: protein MFKKVTLLCLAALAVARPDKPAPSSGYGYSAPTQPPPPPVYTPPKPTYSAPQPSYSAPAPSYEQPEKGMPFDFEYAVNDQYKGLDFAHDSQSDGNVVKGEYHVLLPDGRTQFVSYTADNDNGYQAEVTYEGEAQYPEPQPYTPAPAYSAPAPAYSAPAPAPAPQPSYSAPAPTYKQPDSLYGPPRN from the exons ATGTTCAAGAAG GTAACTCTGTTGTGCTTGGCAGCTCTGGCTGTGGCCAGGCCAGATAAGCCCGCTCCTTCTTCTGGGTATGGGTACTCTGCCCCTACACAGCCCCCTCCTCCCCCAGTCTACACTCCCCCCAAACCAACTTATTCTGCCCCTCAACCATCCTATTCAGCCCCTGCTCCATCCTACGAGCAACCTGAG AAAGGAATGCCTTTTGACTTCGAGTATGCCGTGAACGACCAGTACAAGGGCCTCGACTTCGCCCACGACTCACAGTCCGACGGAAATGTTGTCAAGGGCGAGTACCACGTCCTCCTCCCCGACGGTCGCACTCAGTTCGTCTCTTACACCGCCGACAACGACAACGGATACCAGGCTGAGGTCACTTACGAGGGCGAAGCCCAGTACCCAGAGCCCCAGCCTTACACTCCGGCACCTGCTTACTCAGCCCCTGCTCCTGCTTATTCAGCACCTGCCCCTGCCCCAGCCCCTCAACCTTCCTACTCAGCCCCAGCCCCTACCTATAAGCAGCCCGATTCTCTCTACGGTCCTCCCAGAAATTAA
- the LOC136842827 gene encoding cuticle protein 7-like isoform X1: protein MFKKVTLLCLAALAVARPDKPAPSSGYGYSAPTQPPPPPVYSPPQPTYSAPQPSYSAPAPTYEEPEEGMPFDFEFAVNDQYKGLDFAHDSESDGNVVKGEYHVLLPDGRTQIVSYTADAYNGYQAEVTYEGEAQYPEPQPYTPAPAYSAPAPAYSAPAPAPAYSAPAPAPQPSYSAPAPTYEQPDSLYGPPRN, encoded by the exons ATGTTCAAGAAG GTAACTCTGTTGTGCTTGGCAGCTCTGGCTGTGGCCAGGCCAGATAAGCCCGCTCCTTCTTCTGGGTATGGGTACTCTGCCCCTACACAGCCCCCTCCTCCCCCAGTCTACAGTCCCCCTCAACCAACTTATTCCGCCCCTCAACCATCCTATTCCGCCCCTGCTCCAACCTATGAGGAACCTGAG GAAGGAATGCCTTTTGACTTCGAGTTCGCCGTGAACGACCAATACAAGGGCCTCGACTTCGCCCACGACTCCGAGTCCGACGGAAATGTTGTCAAGGGCGAGTACCACGTCCTCCTCCCCGACGGTCGCACTCAGATCGTCTCATACACCGCCGACGCCTACAACGGATACCAGGCTGAGGTCACCTACGAGGGAGAAGCCCAGTACCCAGAGCCCCAGCCTTACACTCCAGCACCTGCTTACTCAGCCCCTGCTCCTGCTTACTCAGCCCCAGCCCCTGCTCCTGCTTACTCAGCCCCTGCCCCAGCCCCTCAACCTTCCTACTCAGCCCCAGCCCCTACCTATGAGCAGCCCGATTCTCTCTACGGTCCTCCCAGGAATTAA
- the LOC136842827 gene encoding cuticle protein 7-like isoform X2 has product MFKKVTLLCLAALAVARPDKPAPSSGYGYSAPTQPPPPPVYSPPQPTYSAPQPSYSAPAPTYEEPEEGMPFDFEFAVNDQYKGLDFAHDSESDGNVVKGEYHVLLPDGRTQIVSYTADAYNGYQAEVTYEGEAQYPEPQPYTPAPAYSAPAPAYSAPAPAPAYSAPAPAPQPSYSAPAPTYEQPDSLYGPPRN; this is encoded by the exons GTAACTCTGTTGTGCTTGGCAGCTCTGGCTGTGGCCAGGCCAGATAAGCCCGCTCCTTCTTCTGGGTATGGGTACTCTGCCCCTACACAGCCCCCTCCTCCCCCAGTCTACAGTCCCCCTCAACCAACTTATTCCGCCCCTCAACCATCCTATTCCGCCCCTGCTCCAACCTATGAGGAACCTGAG GAAGGAATGCCTTTTGACTTCGAGTTCGCCGTGAACGACCAATACAAGGGCCTCGACTTCGCCCACGACTCCGAGTCCGACGGAAATGTTGTCAAGGGCGAGTACCACGTCCTCCTCCCCGACGGTCGCACTCAGATCGTCTCATACACCGCCGACGCCTACAACGGATACCAGGCTGAGGTCACCTACGAGGGAGAAGCCCAGTACCCAGAGCCCCAGCCTTACACTCCAGCACCTGCTTACTCAGCCCCTGCTCCTGCTTACTCAGCCCCAGCCCCTGCTCCTGCTTACTCAGCCCCTGCCCCAGCCCCTCAACCTTCCTACTCAGCCCCAGCCCCTACCTATGAGCAGCCCGATTCTCTCTACGGTCCTCCCAGGAATTAA